A genomic window from Sphingobacterium sp. BN32 includes:
- a CDS encoding DUF3347 domain-containing protein has product MKSISKILMVITVLLSAANSFAQNQNEQHHNHGGTAQAKNIPSQNLSQLHAVFDKYFSIKDALVNADVNIASSNATELATVIKTVDMGELSPKEHTVWMKVMKELSLNTENISKSKDVVKQRRAFALLSKNVYELANASKQKTTMYYQNCPMYNDGKGATWLSKSTDIKNPYYGSKMLTCGSTIEKLN; this is encoded by the coding sequence ATGAAATCAATATCAAAAATATTGATGGTAATCACCGTATTACTATCCGCAGCAAACAGCTTTGCGCAAAACCAGAACGAGCAACATCACAACCATGGTGGAACAGCTCAAGCAAAGAATATTCCATCACAAAATTTATCACAATTACATGCCGTATTTGACAAGTATTTTTCCATAAAAGATGCTTTGGTAAACGCAGATGTAAATATAGCATCTTCAAATGCTACTGAATTAGCCACAGTTATTAAAACAGTGGATATGGGTGAACTTTCTCCCAAAGAGCATACCGTATGGATGAAGGTCATGAAGGAACTGTCTTTAAACACAGAAAACATCTCGAAATCGAAAGACGTCGTAAAGCAACGGAGGGCATTTGCCCTACTTTCTAAGAATGTCTATGAATTGGCAAACGCATCAAAGCAAAAAACAACTATGTACTACCAAAACTGCCCGATGTACAACGATGGCAAAGGTGCAACTTGGTTAAGTAAAAGTACGGATATCAAAAACCCGTATTACGGTTCAAAAATGCTGACCTGCGGTAGTACTATTGAAAAATTAAATTAG